In Archocentrus centrarchus isolate MPI-CPG fArcCen1 chromosome 22, fArcCen1, whole genome shotgun sequence, one DNA window encodes the following:
- the six4a gene encoding homeobox protein SIX4a, with translation MSSSSAGEVTTANDIKRENVKVVDTRECIKLVALDAAELPMERTTPNTDAVRTELLVSAASSLAFSPEQVACVCEALQQGGNVDRLARFLWSLPQSDLLRGNESILKAQALVAFHQARYQELYSILENHSFSPSNHTFLQDLWYKARYTEAEKARGRPLGAVDKYRIRRKYPLPRTIWDGEETVYCFKERSRNALKDLYNQNRYPSPAEKRNLAKITGLSLTQVSNWFKNRRQRDRNPSEAQSKSESDGNHSTEDESSKGQEELSPRPLSNSSDGVITHGNLPIQTGPLDSGVVIQQIGDIKMPPGSSSGGLYNGSLVTSNTSSTVFHNGGSSYLHSPGNILFNGLNLGIQPLAFNPLRPSGGVLLGGSGVDMQMQTGQDKGLGNAEESTLPYASYSGCVKGAEVKMEGVHTMAAQNGGSSVLTFSSPSGALQLGGYSLVQVPSGVSDSDGSSLLNSDVGLPPLQLSSASSSSTITQQGTMALNNVAVSSSSGDSFEPQDKLTMGSLHHSTVLYSMGNTGQPSIKKEPLEGGVYSSYHHGLHLDPSGQINYSTPNSEEISSSQGPTSTTEVTAVSSSGPESEVYTTLTVSTPLMAQTEPSNHHLQPTEYLGGHEVRGAPSSHLMGPGMNSNYMNLSESKVDGSGSGSMNEMVRAMCGEMEAVEGKELAKLQTVQMDEDMADL, from the exons atgtcttcttcttctgccgGAGAAGTCACAACAGCAAATGACATCAAGAGGGAAAATGTGAAGGTGGTGGATACGCGGGAGTGCATCAAGCTGGTGGCGCTGGACGCGGCGGAGTTGCCCATGGAGCGCACGACTCCCAATACTGACGCGGTGCGCACTGAGCTGCTGGTGAGTGCCGCTTCCTCTCTGGCTTTCTCCCCGGAGCAAGTGGCGTGTGTCTGCGAGGCACTGCAGCAGGGAGGCAATGTGGACCGGCTGGCCAGGTTTCTGTGGTCCCTGCCACAGAGTGACCTGCTACGCGGCAACGAAAGCATCCTAAAAGCCCAAGCCCTCGTTGCTTTCCATCAGGCGCGGTATCAGGAGCTCTACAGTATTTTGGAGAACCACAGTTTCAGTCCGTCCAACCACACCTTTCTGCAAGATCTATGGTACAAAGCCCGGTACACTGAGGCGGAAAAGGCGCGAGGGAGACCCCTGGGCGCTGTGGACAAGTACCGAATCCGGAGAAAGTACCCTCTCCCCAGGACTATCTGGGACGGAGAAGAGACTGTTTATTGTTTCAAGGAGAGGTCCCGAAACGCATTGAAAGATCTGTACAATCAAAACAGGTACCCGTCTCCAGCCGAGAAAAGAAATCTCGCCAAGATAACCGGACTCTCCTTGACCCAGGTCAGCAACTGGTTCAAAAacaggagacagagagacagaaacccgTCGGAAGCACAATCAAAAAG tgAATCAGACGGAAACCACAGCACAGAGGATGAGTCTAGTAAAGGCCAAGAGGAGCTGTCTCCTCGTCCTCTCTCCAATTCTTCAGATGGGGTGATAACGCATGGGAACCTTCCTATTCAAACAGGACCTCTGGACAGTGGGGTGGTCATCCAACAGATTGGGGACATCAAGATGCCCCCTGGATCCAGCAGTGGCGGTCTCTACAATGGAAGTCTAGTGACCAGTAACACGTCCTCTACTGTATTTCACAATGGTGGCTCATCTTACCTTCACTCACCTGGAAACATCCTCTTCAATGGGCTCAATTTGGGCATCCAGCCCCTGGCTTTCAACCCTCTGAGACCGTCTGGAGGGGTGCTGCTGGGGGGCTCTGGAGTGGACATGCAGATGCAGACGGGACAGGACAAAGGACTGGGGAATGCTGAGGAGTCCACCCTGCCGTATGCATCTTACTCTGGATGTGTGAAGGGGGCAGAGGTGAAGATGGAAGGGGTTCACACCATGGCTGCCCAGAACGGAGGCTCCTCCGTTCTGACATTCAGCTCCCCATCAGGCGCTCTGCAGCTGGGTGGCTACAGTCTGGTCCAGGTACCAAGTGGAGTCTCTGACAGCGATGGCAGCTCATTACTCAACAGCGACGtaggtcttcctcctctgcagctctcttcagcttcctcttcttcaACAATTACACAACAAG GTACAATGGCTCTGAATAATGTAGCAGTGAGTTCCTCCAGTGGCGACTCATTCGAGCCGCAGGACAAACTGACCATGGGATCTTTGCACCACAGTACGGTCCTCTACAGCATGGGCAATACAGGCCAGCCATCCATCAAGAAGGAGCCTTTGGAGGGAGGTGTTTATTCCTCATACCACCATGGGCTCCACTTGGACCCTAGCGGTCAAATCAACTACTCCACCCCTAATTCAGAAGAGATTTCCTCCAGCCAAGGTCCCACCTCAACCACCGAGGTCACTGCCGTCAGCTCATCTGGCCCAGAGTCAGAGGTCTACACCACCCTCACTGTCAGCACACCCTTGATGGCTCAAACAGAACCGAGCAACCATCACCTCCAGCCCACAGAATACCTTGGGGGCCACGAGGTTCGAGGAGCGCCATCCTCGCACCTGATGGGCCCCGGCATGAACAGCAACTACATGAACCTTTCAGAGAGCAAGGTGGATGGCTCAGGTTCAGGAAGCATGAATGAAATGGTGCGGGCGATGTGTGGGGAGATGGAGGCCGTGGAGGGGAAGGAGCTGGCCAAACTACAGACAGTCCAGATGGATGAGGACATGGCTGACCTTTAA